The Patescibacteria group bacterium genomic sequence CGGCGAAGGTTGCTCAATGGGCAATCCTCTAATGTTGTCAAATTAGCTGATATTCCGAAATTAGGGAGTGTTTATCTTATCCCAAGGGATCAATATATAGAGATTGTTGATGGATTCGGGGATACGATCGCTATTGGAAGTCCTGGTAATGCTATGTTTCCATTTAGCTCTTACGATTTTTTTGGAGACATCTATGAGGATGAGTATTTCCAGGAGCTTCTTCTGCAACCGTTCTTCCGCTTAGGAAAAATCAGTCAGCTCGGATATCTAGTTCCACCAAAGCCTGAGAGTTGGAAACTAAACGTTTCCATAATTTATCCCGCTCCTTATTTTGTCCATACCAGGTGGGCCCATTCAAGATTAGTTGCCTTTTTAATGGAGGTGATTCTTGCTAAGCATGGCTATACAGAGAAAGAGCGGCTTCCTGTTGTTTTAACTGCTGCTTATCATGATGTTGCTACGCCGGCGGGTGGGGACTCGGTCAAAAGAGTGGATGCTGAAGGTCTTAATGAAGAAGAGAATTTTGAATCGGTGCTAAGGCATTATGATTTGGTCCAAAAATGGTCTGATAGGTATGGGTTTGATATAGAAAAAGCAAAACAATGGGTAAAGGGTATCGGGCTCTTTGGCAGACTCTTGGATATTATAGATAGAGTAGCCTATACGGCATTGGACTGTTATTACGTGGGGTCTAGTCGTCCTTGTAAGCTTAGATTCTTTGGGCTAGAAAATCCTTTAACTCTGGACGTGTGGCAAGATTTAAAATTTAATGATGATCGCAATGACTTTGCTTTTACGGACCCAAACAGATTGTTCAAATTTTTACTCTTTAGGGCGTATGAGCACGAAGAGCTATTGATGAATCCGTATTCTAGGGCATTGGATTTTTTCCTGCAAAAGCTAGTCCAACCTCTATATAAAACGGGAATGATTATCCGGGAACAGCTTCTTTTGGGGGATGATGAGTGGTTATATGGAGTACTTAAAAAACATTATCCAAATAAAAATTTGTGGGCCTTTATTGAGCCAGAGATTGTAATCTGGAAAAAGTTTGACAGTTCAGAGGGGCTTTGGAGGTTTTGTTTTGGAGATGAAACGATAGATCACGTAGAGCAGATCAAAGGTTTTGATACTGGTTTGGGTCTTGGAGTATACAGCGGCGCGGAGATTTTGCCCGTCAGAGAATTGCTGGCGGATGATCAGATTGAGGAGTTGGAAGAAATCAATAAGCAGGTAAAAGGATATTATGCTTATTGGATAAAAGAGTGAAAGGTTGGGACAGTGCTAAGGGAAACAAAATTTGTTTCCCTTTTTATTGACTTTTAGAAAAATTGGTTTAATATGAGGGTTAGTTTAATTAGTTCATTAAACTTGGTTTAATAAGAGAAGGTGACAAATATGAACCTACGA encodes the following:
- a CDS encoding HD domain-containing protein codes for the protein MEMFSGFDFSEYGSLSKFGQHPKFESSFKKWRRRLLNGQSSNVVKLADIPKLGSVYLIPRDQYIEIVDGFGDTIAIGSPGNAMFPFSSYDFFGDIYEDEYFQELLLQPFFRLGKISQLGYLVPPKPESWKLNVSIIYPAPYFVHTRWAHSRLVAFLMEVILAKHGYTEKERLPVVLTAAYHDVATPAGGDSVKRVDAEGLNEEENFESVLRHYDLVQKWSDRYGFDIEKAKQWVKGIGLFGRLLDIIDRVAYTALDCYYVGSSRPCKLRFFGLENPLTLDVWQDLKFNDDRNDFAFTDPNRLFKFLLFRAYEHEELLMNPYSRALDFFLQKLVQPLYKTGMIIREQLLLGDDEWLYGVLKKHYPNKNLWAFIEPEIVIWKKFDSSEGLWRFCFGDETIDHVEQIKGFDTGLGLGVYSGAEILPVRELLADDQIEELEEINKQVKGYYAYWIKE